A region from the Nocardioides exalbidus genome encodes:
- a CDS encoding sialidase family protein — MRAPSPNRPRAVVLTSAVALALIAGTGTGAGAAPAASPASYAAKALPADPTTVVAVAGAGQSFGGPAALTTAAGTSLLGYYRQGPGVARTLELQRQVGTGKWAPVALAQGGLDTFGVPSLVEDPATGRVLLTASANASGDLPGTLGTYLWWSSDQGVTWSGPTKVWNSFGVGDAAPDGDGGFWTTVGETDALIAHVPADYSMQVTPSGAIRLTDKLGSRGATGLVTAGPARTPVLGFFTTAGIYAHRGATYDTMLDTQVFGAGSLGSLLGVAGDTTGAALATSHTPAYAASGTTALWVRGLDPATGALGAEHRLSTGQALFFQLRSLPGAGGLAAIWRDNGDSDLYVARASGGADGTWTTSRVIDDAADAVSYYSHLDVSDGWAVGLGNRDSDSTAVVWAAEASPRTIEPVLTQKGRAAYSSKKGTLTIRATTNTPGTIKAVATVVAPGRKPMRATKSVKAKGFGTYTTKVRLPRSARALLRSVPKARITLTVTFANGAGKTKVRPGVRA; from the coding sequence TTGCGCGCACCTTCTCCGAACCGCCCCCGCGCGGTCGTCCTCACGTCCGCGGTCGCCCTCGCCCTGATCGCCGGCACCGGCACGGGCGCCGGCGCGGCACCCGCCGCGAGCCCCGCGTCGTACGCCGCCAAGGCACTGCCCGCCGACCCCACCACGGTGGTCGCGGTGGCGGGCGCCGGGCAGTCGTTCGGCGGCCCGGCGGCCCTCACCACGGCGGCCGGCACGTCGCTGCTCGGCTACTACCGCCAGGGGCCCGGAGTCGCCCGGACCCTCGAGCTGCAGCGGCAGGTCGGCACCGGGAAGTGGGCTCCGGTCGCGCTCGCGCAGGGCGGCCTCGACACCTTCGGCGTCCCGTCGCTGGTCGAGGACCCGGCGACCGGGCGGGTCCTGCTGACCGCCTCGGCGAACGCGTCGGGCGACCTGCCCGGCACGCTCGGCACCTACCTGTGGTGGTCGTCCGACCAGGGCGTGACGTGGTCCGGTCCGACCAAGGTGTGGAACTCCTTCGGCGTCGGCGACGCCGCGCCCGACGGTGACGGAGGGTTCTGGACGACCGTCGGCGAGACCGACGCGCTCATCGCGCACGTGCCGGCGGACTACTCGATGCAGGTGACCCCGTCCGGCGCGATCCGGCTGACCGACAAGCTCGGCAGCCGGGGCGCGACGGGCCTGGTCACGGCCGGTCCGGCGCGGACGCCGGTCCTCGGCTTCTTCACGACCGCCGGCATCTACGCGCACCGCGGGGCGACGTACGACACCATGCTCGACACCCAGGTGTTCGGGGCGGGCAGCCTCGGCAGCCTCCTCGGCGTCGCGGGCGACACCACGGGAGCGGCCCTCGCCACGTCGCACACGCCGGCGTACGCCGCCTCCGGCACGACCGCGCTGTGGGTGCGCGGGCTGGACCCGGCCACCGGGGCGCTGGGTGCCGAGCACCGGCTGAGCACCGGTCAGGCCCTGTTCTTCCAGCTGCGCTCGCTCCCGGGCGCCGGTGGTCTGGCCGCGATCTGGCGCGACAACGGCGACAGCGACCTCTACGTCGCCCGCGCGAGCGGCGGCGCCGACGGCACCTGGACGACCAGCCGGGTGATCGACGACGCGGCGGATGCCGTCAGCTACTACTCGCACCTCGACGTCTCGGACGGCTGGGCCGTCGGGCTCGGCAACCGCGACAGCGACTCCACCGCCGTCGTCTGGGCGGCCGAGGCCAGCCCTCGGACGATCGAGCCGGTCCTGACGCAGAAGGGCCGCGCGGCGTACTCCTCGAAGAAGGGCACCCTCACGATCCGCGCGACGACCAACACGCCGGGCACGATCAAGGCCGTCGCGACGGTCGTCGCACCGGGCCGCAAGCCGATGAGGGCGACGAAGTCGGTGAAGGCCAAGGGGTTCGGCACCTACACGACGAAGGTGAGGCTGCCGAGGTCCGCGCGGGCGCTGCTGAGGTCAGTGCCGAAGGCGCGGATCACGCTGACCGTCACCTTCGCCAACGGGGCCGGCAAGACGAAGGTCAGGCCGGGCGTCAGGGCATGA
- a CDS encoding adenylosuccinate synthase — MPAIVVLGAQWGDEGKGKATDLLATTDPIDFVVRTSGGHNAGHTIVIDGEKYATHLLPSGILTPGATSVIANGVVVSPEALFRELDGLIERGVEVADLKVSSNAHVIASYHATIDKVTERFLGKNQIGTTGRGIGPAYADKINRVGIRIADLFDEKILAQKVEAALDVRNHLLTKVYNRRAIEVEAVVEELTSYADRLRPMVCDTSLLLNQALDAGQTVLFEGAQATMLDVDHGTYPFVTSSNPVAGGVCVGAGIGPTRVDRVIGVIKAYTTRVGSGPFPTELFDDDGVQLQQLGGEIGVSTGRTRRCGWYDAVVARYASRVNGLTEFFLTKLDILGAWDRIPVCVAYEIDGERVEEMPMTQTDFHHAKPIYEYFDGWKSDISGCRSFDDLPDNARAYVRALEEISGARIWGVGVGPGREQTVVVHQ; from the coding sequence ATGCCCGCGATCGTCGTGCTCGGAGCCCAGTGGGGCGACGAGGGCAAGGGCAAGGCCACCGACCTGCTCGCCACCACCGACCCCATCGACTTCGTCGTCCGCACGAGTGGCGGCCACAACGCCGGCCACACGATCGTCATCGACGGCGAGAAGTACGCCACCCACCTGCTGCCGAGCGGCATCCTCACGCCCGGCGCCACCTCGGTCATCGCCAACGGCGTGGTCGTCTCGCCCGAGGCGCTCTTCCGCGAGCTCGACGGGCTCATCGAGCGGGGGGTCGAGGTCGCCGACCTCAAGGTGAGCAGCAACGCGCACGTCATCGCGAGCTACCACGCCACGATCGACAAGGTCACCGAGCGCTTCCTCGGCAAGAACCAGATCGGCACCACCGGGCGCGGCATCGGCCCGGCCTACGCCGACAAGATCAACCGCGTCGGCATCCGCATCGCCGACCTGTTCGACGAGAAGATCCTCGCGCAGAAGGTCGAGGCGGCCCTCGACGTGCGCAACCACCTGCTGACCAAGGTCTACAACCGTCGCGCGATCGAGGTCGAGGCGGTGGTCGAAGAGCTCACGTCCTACGCCGACCGGCTGCGGCCCATGGTCTGCGACACCTCGCTGCTGCTCAACCAGGCGCTCGACGCCGGCCAGACCGTGCTCTTCGAGGGCGCGCAGGCCACGATGCTCGACGTCGACCACGGCACCTATCCGTTCGTCACCTCCTCCAACCCGGTCGCCGGCGGCGTCTGCGTCGGCGCCGGCATCGGCCCCACCCGCGTCGACCGGGTGATCGGCGTGATCAAGGCCTACACGACCCGCGTCGGCTCCGGCCCCTTCCCGACCGAGCTCTTCGACGACGACGGCGTCCAGCTCCAGCAGCTCGGCGGCGAGATCGGCGTCTCGACCGGCCGCACCCGTCGCTGCGGCTGGTACGACGCCGTCGTCGCGCGCTACGCCAGCCGGGTCAACGGCCTCACCGAGTTCTTCCTGACCAAGCTCGACATCCTCGGCGCGTGGGACCGGATCCCGGTCTGCGTGGCCTACGAGATCGACGGCGAGCGGGTCGAGGAGATGCCGATGACGCAGACCGACTTCCACCACGCAAAGCCGATCTACGAGTACTTCGACGGCTGGAAGTCCGACATCTCCGGCTGCCGCTCCTTCGACGACCTCCCCGACAACGCCCGGGCCTACGTCCGGGCCCTCGAGGAGATCTCGGGCGCGAGGATCTGGGGCGTCGGCGTCGGTCCGGGTCGCGAGCAGACGGTGGTCGTCCACCAGTAG
- a CDS encoding diacylglycerol/lipid kinase family protein, protein MQSLLVITNSDAGTSDEENLALALGVLRQEASVEVARTSNPGELDGVLHRAGGRTVVVAGGDGSMHAVITALHKRHELADTTLGLLPMGTGNDFARGNDIPLEIEDAARLVLSGEARPVDLIIDETGNIVVNNVHVGVGAQASRRGARWKSRLGSVGVGKVNLGKLGYPIGAALSAFHPPEWRLRVELDGKVVNDVDTPVLMVAIGNGGNVGGGTELNPDADTEDGLLDVMVSRAVEPLAKLGYVLRLRKGEHDQRDDVLSLRGTSVKVSGDEFWLSADGEISGPERSRSWRLERAAYSMILPA, encoded by the coding sequence GTGCAGTCCCTCCTCGTGATCACCAACTCCGACGCCGGGACCTCCGACGAGGAGAACCTCGCCCTGGCCCTCGGCGTGCTCCGCCAGGAGGCGTCGGTCGAGGTCGCCAGGACGTCCAACCCCGGCGAGCTCGACGGTGTCCTGCACCGCGCCGGCGGCCGTACGGTCGTGGTGGCCGGTGGCGACGGCAGCATGCACGCGGTCATCACGGCGCTGCACAAGCGCCACGAGCTCGCCGACACGACGCTGGGGCTGCTCCCGATGGGCACCGGCAACGACTTCGCCCGCGGCAACGACATCCCGCTCGAGATCGAGGACGCCGCGCGGCTGGTGCTCTCCGGCGAGGCGCGACCCGTCGACCTGATCATCGACGAGACCGGCAACATCGTGGTCAACAACGTCCACGTCGGCGTCGGCGCCCAGGCCAGCCGGCGCGGTGCCCGCTGGAAGTCCCGGCTCGGGTCCGTCGGTGTCGGCAAGGTCAACCTCGGCAAGCTCGGCTACCCGATCGGCGCCGCGCTGTCGGCGTTCCACCCGCCGGAGTGGCGGCTGCGCGTCGAGCTCGACGGCAAGGTCGTCAACGACGTCGACACCCCGGTGCTGATGGTGGCGATCGGCAACGGCGGCAACGTGGGCGGCGGCACCGAGCTCAACCCGGACGCCGACACCGAGGACGGGCTCCTCGACGTGATGGTCAGCCGCGCCGTGGAGCCGCTGGCGAAGCTCGGCTACGTGCTGCGCCTGCGCAAGGGCGAGCACGACCAGCGCGACGACGTCCTGTCGCTGCGCGGCACCAGCGTCAAGGTCAGCGGCGACGAGTTCTGGCTGTCGGCCGACGGCGAGATCTCCGGCCCCGAGCGCAGCCGGAGCTGGCGCCTCGAGCGGGCGGCGTACTCCATGATCCTGCCGGCCTGA
- a CDS encoding LuxR C-terminal-related transcriptional regulator, translating into MSEWVDVSGHARVEHLYLQVLPGSGQTVEQVAASLLLRPDRFLEQVRPLVRLGILEVEDGVLHVADPVTATRIVLSSQSRALERTSREIARMAEIIPLLTDVREPPRDSAEAIDGDISAEGDVPALITGWIREKRGDLSFLRPDQWRFPSESEMAVAVSNAVREGFRVRAIYPARAMTEAPEMLRKRAEIGEEIRLVPSVFTRLVVVGTRRAILPEPLGVGSDRRTVIRQQSIVGMLQAYFDELWETASRVDAGAGRLAELDHRRMLLAELADGVKDEQIARNLDVSLRTVRRRVAALMSELGVDTRFQAGVEAVRRGWL; encoded by the coding sequence GTGAGCGAGTGGGTGGACGTTTCCGGCCACGCCCGGGTGGAGCACCTCTACCTCCAGGTGCTGCCCGGCTCCGGCCAGACGGTCGAGCAGGTCGCCGCCAGCCTGCTGCTCAGGCCGGACCGCTTCCTCGAGCAGGTCCGGCCCCTCGTCCGCCTCGGGATCCTCGAGGTCGAGGACGGCGTCCTCCACGTCGCCGACCCGGTCACCGCGACCCGGATCGTCCTCTCGTCGCAGTCGAGGGCGCTCGAGCGCACCAGCCGCGAGATCGCCCGGATGGCCGAGATCATCCCGCTGCTCACCGACGTCCGCGAGCCCCCGCGCGACAGCGCCGAGGCCATCGACGGCGACATCTCGGCCGAGGGCGACGTGCCGGCGCTGATCACCGGCTGGATCCGCGAGAAGCGCGGCGACCTGTCCTTCCTGCGGCCCGACCAGTGGCGCTTCCCGAGCGAGTCGGAGATGGCGGTGGCGGTGAGCAACGCCGTGCGCGAGGGCTTCCGGGTCCGCGCGATCTATCCGGCGCGGGCGATGACCGAGGCACCCGAGATGCTGCGCAAGCGCGCCGAGATCGGCGAGGAGATCCGGTTGGTGCCGAGCGTCTTCACCCGCCTGGTCGTCGTCGGCACCCGTCGCGCGATCCTCCCCGAGCCGCTCGGCGTCGGCTCCGACCGGCGCACCGTGATCCGCCAGCAGTCCATCGTCGGGATGCTGCAGGCGTACTTCGACGAGCTGTGGGAGACCGCGAGCCGTGTGGACGCAGGCGCCGGTCGGCTCGCCGAGCTGGACCACCGCCGGATGCTGCTCGCCGAGCTCGCCGACGGGGTCAAGGACGAGCAGATCGCCCGCAACCTCGACGTCAGCCTGCGCACCGTCCGCCGTCGCGTGGCCGCCCTCATGTCCGAGCTCGGCGTCGACACCCGCTTCCAGGCCGGCGTCGAGGCCGTCCGCCGCGGCTGGCTCTGA
- the lysS gene encoding lysine--tRNA ligase yields the protein MARGGQQGDEDRTPVDWVTRAADDAVRHAGEGNLVTVASGASPSGPIHLGNLREFITPHFVAEELRRRGVPVRHLHSWDDFDRFRKVPAGVPASWAEHIGRPLTAVPDPWECHASWAEHFKAPLQESLRALGVEMEEVSQTQMYQSGTYRDQVLLAVSRRDDIEAVLAQHRTKKVAPAEDASDQEAADLADSVANEDDEPAGASADAIARFPYRPYCRECGRDTVTTTAYDDATTTLSYTCSSCGYTGTTDLSTDTDGKLVWKVDWPMRWAYESVNFEPAGRDHMTPGSSYTVGTEIVRSIFDWKAPARVIYAFVGFAGVQKMSSSAGGVPTATDALRVLEAPMLRWLYVRRAPTQAFDIDFGPAVVRLYDEWDALGRKAAEKSDVATLAWDRASTTAAGSLPTPAVPVPFRTLSSVADVTAGSADLISRIIESSGFPHGSVADLEPRLSLAMQWTAEHVPADERTTVRSTPDTERLASLSEDEELWLRIFLDRLPTEDPDLDEVTSVVYGVPKVARGLGLDDAPTEQVKADQKDFFRLLYNLLVSADRGPRLPTLVLALGPAKVRSLLGA from the coding sequence ATGGCTAGAGGTGGGCAGCAGGGCGACGAAGACCGGACCCCGGTCGACTGGGTGACGCGCGCGGCGGACGACGCCGTGCGCCACGCCGGCGAGGGCAACCTCGTGACCGTCGCGTCGGGCGCCTCGCCCAGCGGCCCGATCCACCTGGGCAACCTGCGCGAGTTCATCACGCCCCACTTCGTCGCCGAGGAGCTGCGCCGCCGCGGCGTGCCCGTGCGCCACCTGCACTCGTGGGACGACTTCGACCGGTTCCGCAAGGTCCCGGCCGGCGTCCCCGCGTCGTGGGCCGAGCACATCGGCCGCCCGCTGACCGCCGTCCCTGACCCGTGGGAGTGCCACGCCAGCTGGGCCGAGCACTTCAAGGCCCCGCTGCAGGAGTCGCTGCGTGCGCTCGGCGTCGAGATGGAGGAGGTGTCGCAGACGCAGATGTACCAGTCCGGCACCTACCGCGACCAGGTCCTCCTCGCCGTCTCGCGCCGCGACGACATCGAGGCGGTGCTCGCCCAGCACCGCACCAAGAAGGTCGCACCCGCCGAGGACGCCTCCGACCAGGAGGCCGCCGACCTCGCGGACTCCGTCGCCAACGAGGACGACGAGCCGGCCGGTGCCTCCGCCGACGCGATCGCCCGCTTCCCCTACCGGCCCTACTGCCGCGAGTGCGGGCGCGACACCGTCACCACGACGGCCTACGACGACGCCACCACGACGCTGTCCTACACCTGCAGCTCGTGCGGCTACACCGGCACCACCGACCTGTCGACCGACACCGACGGCAAGCTCGTGTGGAAGGTCGACTGGCCGATGCGCTGGGCCTACGAGTCGGTGAACTTCGAGCCGGCCGGGCGCGACCACATGACGCCGGGCTCGTCCTACACCGTGGGCACGGAGATCGTGAGGTCGATCTTCGACTGGAAGGCCCCCGCCCGGGTGATCTACGCGTTCGTCGGCTTCGCCGGCGTGCAGAAGATGTCGTCGTCGGCCGGGGGCGTGCCGACCGCGACCGACGCGCTGCGCGTGCTGGAGGCGCCGATGCTGCGCTGGCTCTACGTCCGCCGCGCCCCGACCCAGGCCTTCGACATCGACTTCGGTCCCGCCGTCGTCCGGCTCTACGACGAGTGGGACGCGCTCGGTCGCAAGGCGGCGGAGAAGTCCGACGTCGCCACGCTCGCCTGGGACCGGGCCTCGACCACGGCCGCCGGGAGCCTGCCCACGCCGGCGGTGCCCGTGCCCTTCCGCACGCTGTCGTCGGTCGCCGACGTGACCGCGGGCTCGGCCGACCTGATCTCGCGCATCATCGAGTCGTCGGGCTTCCCGCACGGCTCGGTCGCCGACCTCGAGCCACGGCTCTCGCTGGCGATGCAGTGGACCGCCGAGCACGTGCCGGCGGACGAGCGGACGACCGTCCGTTCCACCCCGGACACCGAGCGGCTCGCGTCGCTCTCGGAGGACGAGGAGCTCTGGCTGCGGATCTTCCTCGACCGCCTGCCCACCGAGGACCCCGACCTCGACGAGGTCACCTCGGTCGTCTACGGCGTGCCCAAGGTCGCCCGCGGCCTCGGCCTCGACGACGCACCGACCGAGCAGGTCAAGGCCGACCAGAAGGACTTCTTCCGGCTGCTCTACAACCTCCTCGTCTCCGCCGACCGCGGCCCCCGCCTCCCCACCTTGGTCCTCGCCCTCGGCCCGGCCAAGGTCCGCTCGCTCCTCGGCGCCTGA
- a CDS encoding DUF3151 domain-containing protein, whose protein sequence is MTSNFGDLMAGPPPTHLPADPADAELAGGDAPAAVVRRHPASPAAWAALAQQAQDAGADDVTVYAYARVGYHRSLDMLRRNGWKGHGPVPWEHEPNRGFLRSLALLALAARAIGETEEWDRCSTFLRDSSPAAADALL, encoded by the coding sequence ATGACCTCGAACTTCGGCGACCTGATGGCCGGTCCCCCGCCCACGCACCTGCCCGCCGACCCTGCCGACGCCGAGCTGGCCGGCGGCGACGCGCCGGCAGCGGTCGTACGCCGTCACCCGGCGTCGCCGGCCGCGTGGGCCGCCTTGGCGCAGCAGGCGCAGGACGCGGGAGCCGACGACGTGACCGTCTACGCCTACGCGCGCGTCGGCTACCACCGCTCGCTCGACATGCTCCGCCGCAACGGGTGGAAGGGCCACGGACCCGTCCCGTGGGAGCACGAGCCCAACCGCGGATTCCTCCGCTCCCTCGCCCTGCTGGCCCTGGCCGCCCGGGCGATCGGCGAGACCGAGGAGTGGGACCGCTGCTCGACCTTCCTGCGCGACTCGAGCCCCGCCGCGGCCGACGCGTTGCTCTGA
- a CDS encoding DUF3311 domain-containing protein yields the protein MNSGNTPPEPRPQQGPPPTDKTKMALAGVLLLVPILALLWVPSYAKVDPELFGFPFFFWYQFLWVFICSALTYTAYRLTLSARGKTTHKVGEDT from the coding sequence GTGAATTCCGGGAACACACCTCCAGAGCCGCGCCCGCAGCAGGGCCCGCCACCCACCGACAAGACCAAGATGGCGCTGGCCGGCGTCCTGCTCCTCGTGCCGATCCTGGCGCTCCTGTGGGTGCCGTCCTACGCCAAGGTGGACCCGGAGCTCTTCGGCTTCCCGTTCTTCTTCTGGTACCAGTTCCTCTGGGTGTTCATCTGCTCCGCCCTGACCTACACCGCCTACCGGCTCACCCTCTCGGCGCGCGGCAAGACCACGCACAAGGTCGGTGAGGACACGTGA
- the mctP gene encoding monocarboxylate uptake permease MctP — MPQITVMAADTDGVNGVALTVLIVLFLLVTVAGFMASRFRRAESLESLEEWGLGGRSFGTWITWFLLGGDLYTAYTFVAVPAAMFATGAVAGFFAVPYTIILYPIIFIFMARLWSVSHRHGYVTTADFVRGRYDDRGLSLAVAVTGFVATMPYIALQLVGIQAVLEVAGLGGGDNIVAKDAPLFIAFAVLAAYTYSSGLRAPAVIAFVKDILIYLVIIVAVIYLPGQVGGWEAIFGAASDKMDANNAAAVEAGLAPSSSFVPGSGAFWAYATLALGSAMALFMYPHSITASLSSNSRNTIRRNASILPAYSFVLGLLALLGWVAIAAGTQPIGLDGEPNAQLVIPQLFEDMFPAWFAGVAFAAIAIGALVPAAIMSIAAANTFSRNIYKEWLKKDATPKQEAKVSKLMSLLVKAFALIFVLTLDKQNAINFQLLGGIWIMQTFPAVVFSLFTRWFHRYGLLAGWAVGMVYGTVEAYQVVNPVTGKHFGGSLALIPGMEKMGYIAVTAFVLNVLVAVVVTAVCRALKVSNGKDETIPFDYFADADDPRVQKDLGEHGSLEEPYGDADDIPGNAPAR; from the coding sequence ATGCCCCAGATCACCGTCATGGCCGCCGACACCGACGGCGTCAACGGCGTCGCGCTCACCGTGCTGATCGTGCTCTTCCTGCTCGTGACCGTCGCCGGCTTCATGGCCAGCCGGTTCCGCCGGGCGGAGTCGCTGGAGTCCCTCGAGGAGTGGGGCCTGGGCGGGCGATCGTTCGGCACGTGGATCACGTGGTTCCTGCTCGGCGGCGACCTCTACACGGCCTACACCTTCGTCGCCGTGCCCGCCGCGATGTTCGCGACCGGAGCCGTGGCCGGGTTCTTCGCCGTTCCCTACACGATCATCCTCTACCCGATCATCTTCATCTTCATGGCGCGGCTCTGGTCGGTCAGCCACCGCCACGGCTACGTCACGACGGCGGACTTCGTCCGGGGCAGGTACGACGACCGGGGGCTGTCGCTGGCCGTCGCGGTCACCGGCTTCGTGGCCACCATGCCCTACATCGCCCTCCAGCTCGTCGGCATCCAGGCGGTGCTCGAGGTGGCCGGCCTCGGCGGTGGCGACAACATCGTCGCCAAGGACGCCCCGCTGTTCATCGCGTTCGCCGTGCTGGCGGCCTACACCTACTCGAGCGGCCTGCGCGCACCTGCGGTCATCGCCTTCGTGAAGGACATCCTGATCTACCTCGTCATCATCGTCGCGGTGATCTACCTGCCCGGCCAGGTCGGCGGGTGGGAGGCGATCTTCGGCGCCGCCAGCGACAAGATGGACGCCAACAACGCGGCCGCCGTCGAGGCCGGCCTCGCTCCGAGCTCGTCGTTCGTCCCCGGATCGGGCGCCTTCTGGGCCTACGCGACCCTGGCGCTCGGCTCGGCGATGGCGCTGTTCATGTACCCCCACTCGATCACCGCGTCGCTGTCGTCGAACTCCCGCAACACGATCCGGCGCAACGCCTCGATCCTGCCGGCGTACTCCTTCGTGCTCGGTCTGCTGGCCCTGCTCGGCTGGGTCGCCATCGCCGCGGGCACGCAGCCGATCGGGCTCGACGGCGAGCCCAACGCGCAGCTGGTGATCCCGCAGCTGTTCGAGGACATGTTCCCGGCGTGGTTCGCCGGGGTCGCCTTCGCGGCGATCGCGATCGGCGCGCTGGTGCCGGCGGCGATCATGTCGATCGCCGCGGCCAACACGTTCAGCCGCAACATCTACAAGGAGTGGCTCAAGAAGGACGCCACCCCGAAGCAGGAGGCGAAGGTCTCCAAGCTGATGTCGCTGCTGGTGAAGGCGTTCGCGCTGATCTTCGTGCTGACGCTCGACAAGCAGAACGCGATCAACTTCCAGCTGCTCGGTGGCATCTGGATCATGCAGACCTTCCCCGCCGTGGTGTTCAGCCTCTTCACGCGCTGGTTCCACCGCTACGGCCTGCTGGCCGGCTGGGCGGTCGGCATGGTCTACGGCACGGTCGAGGCCTACCAGGTGGTCAACCCGGTCACCGGCAAGCACTTCGGCGGCTCGCTCGCGCTGATCCCGGGCATGGAGAAGATGGGCTACATCGCGGTCACCGCGTTCGTGCTCAACGTCCTGGTCGCGGTCGTGGTCACCGCCGTCTGCCGGGCCCTGAAGGTGTCCAACGGGAAGGACGAGACGATCCCGTTCGACTACTTCGCCGACGCCGACGACCCGCGCGTGCAGAAGGACCTCGGGGAGCACGGCTCCCTCGAGGAGCCCTACGGCGACGCCGACGACATCCCCGGCAACGCCCCCGCGCGCTAG
- a CDS encoding DHA2 family efflux MFS transporter permease subunit — protein MTHTDTEAPVETSPWPALVALCIGFFMILVDTTIVTVATPAIIEDLQAGVNEVVWVTSAYLLAYAVPVLITGRLGDRFGPKNLYLVGLTVFTLASLACGLTTTIEGLIAARVAQGLGASMMTPQTMAVITRIFPIERRGSAMALWGATAGVATLVGPIAGGVLVDTLGWEWIFFVNVPVGIVAFALAWRLVPRLDTNDHRFDWLGVVLSGAGMFLLVFGIQEGEQYDWSTITGPITVWRLIVAGVVVMALFVWWQARNKREPLLPLSLFADRNFSVSNLAITTVSFTFTAMGFPLMLWAQLVRGYSPTESGLLLAPMAITSIVFAPIAGRLTDRLHPRLLTLGGFVGLGVALLLIVAVLDPETPLWQLLGAFALMGIGSSFLWGPLATTANRNLPPQRAGAGSGVYNATRQVGAVLGSAAIAVLIDARLAANGLTFSPSEGSASGGTLPAQVAGPFTDAMAQSLLLLPVVLVLGLVAVVFFERPRHFGARPAATSAESAAPAGSPAHRAGVRPGT, from the coding sequence GTGACCCACACCGACACCGAGGCACCCGTCGAGACCAGCCCCTGGCCCGCCCTCGTGGCGCTGTGCATCGGCTTCTTCATGATCCTGGTCGACACCACGATCGTCACCGTGGCGACGCCGGCGATCATCGAGGACCTGCAGGCCGGGGTCAACGAGGTCGTCTGGGTGACCAGCGCCTACCTGCTGGCGTACGCCGTCCCGGTGCTGATCACGGGTCGGCTCGGTGACCGCTTCGGCCCGAAGAACCTCTACCTCGTCGGCCTGACCGTGTTCACCCTCGCCTCGCTGGCGTGCGGGCTCACCACCACCATCGAGGGGCTCATCGCGGCCCGCGTCGCGCAGGGGCTCGGCGCGTCGATGATGACGCCGCAGACGATGGCCGTGATCACGCGCATCTTCCCGATCGAGCGCCGCGGGTCCGCGATGGCGCTGTGGGGGGCGACGGCCGGTGTGGCGACGCTGGTCGGCCCGATCGCCGGCGGCGTGCTCGTCGACACGCTCGGCTGGGAGTGGATCTTCTTCGTCAACGTGCCCGTCGGGATCGTCGCGTTCGCGCTGGCCTGGCGCCTGGTGCCGCGGCTGGACACCAACGACCACCGCTTCGACTGGCTCGGCGTCGTCCTGAGCGGGGCGGGGATGTTCCTGCTGGTCTTCGGCATCCAGGAGGGCGAGCAGTACGACTGGTCCACGATCACCGGCCCGATCACGGTGTGGCGCCTGATCGTCGCGGGCGTGGTCGTCATGGCCCTCTTCGTCTGGTGGCAGGCACGCAACAAGCGCGAGCCCCTCTTGCCGCTGAGCCTCTTCGCCGACCGGAACTTCTCGGTGTCGAACCTCGCCATCACCACCGTCTCGTTCACGTTCACCGCGATGGGCTTCCCGCTCATGCTGTGGGCCCAGCTGGTGCGCGGCTACTCCCCCACCGAGTCCGGCCTGCTGCTCGCCCCGATGGCGATCACCTCGATCGTCTTCGCACCGATCGCGGGACGGCTCACCGACCGCCTGCACCCGCGGCTGCTGACCCTGGGCGGCTTCGTGGGGCTCGGCGTCGCGCTGCTCCTCATCGTCGCGGTCCTCGACCCGGAGACCCCGCTCTGGCAGCTGCTCGGCGCGTTCGCACTGATGGGCATCGGCAGCTCCTTCCTCTGGGGTCCGCTCGCCACCACGGCCAACCGCAACCTGCCGCCCCAGCGCGCGGGCGCCGGCTCGGGCGTCTACAACGCCACCCGCCAGGTCGGCGCCGTGCTGGGGTCCGCGGCGATCGCGGTGCTGATCGACGCGCGGCTCGCGGCCAACGGGCTGACGTTCTCGCCGTCCGAGGGCTCCGCATCGGGCGGCACGCTCCCCGCCCAGGTCGCCGGGCCGTTCACCGACGCGATGGCGCAGTCGCTGCTGCTCCTGCCGGTGGTCCTGGTGCTCGGGCTGGTCGCCGTCGTGTTCTTCGAGCGCCCGCGCCACTTCGGCGCCCGCCCCGCCGCCACGTCGGCGGAGTCCGCGGCGCCCGCAGGGTCTCCGGCGCACCGGGCCGGCGTACGTCCGGGCACGTGA